In Ascaphus truei isolate aAscTru1 chromosome 12, aAscTru1.hap1, whole genome shotgun sequence, the following are encoded in one genomic region:
- the SPI1 gene encoding transcription factor PU.1 isoform X1, with product MLPAGRMDGFTLISTTHPEELSPFDTEIYRQHHDYYSYISDSESHASLLEHYWEYPAPHLHGELDGFPDSQLTELQSVQHPQLQQLYRNMELEQMHVLEPGLPAPHTHLTLGHQVSYIPRMCLQFPPPAQPSSEEDEHERRSPPLEVSDGEIDSRGPSYGMLQGEPGSKKKIRLYQFLLELLQSGDMKDSIWWVDKEKGTFQFSSKHKEVLAHRWGIQKGNRKKMTYQKMARALRNYGKTGEVRKVKKKLTYQFSGEVLHKAYTGRKHFHH from the exons ATGTTACCAGCGGGCAGGATGGACGGATTTACTCTGATCTCCACG ACACACCCAGAGGAGCTGTCCCCCTTTGACACAGAGATTTACCGTCAGCACCATGATTACTACTCATATATCAGTGACAGCGAGAGCCATG CTTCCCTCTTAGAGCATTATTGGGAGTATCCCGCCCCTCACCTGCATGGAGAGCTAGACGGCTTCCCAGACTCGCAGCTCACAGAACTGCAGAGCGTGCAACACCCCCAGCTACAGCAGCTCTACAGAAACATGGAGCTGGAACAGATGCACGTCCTGGAACCAGGGCTGCCGGCCCCCCATACTCACCTCACCCTTGGCCACCAG GTGTCCTATATACCCCGCATGTGCCTGCAGTTCCCGCCTCCAGCACAGCCCAGCTCAGAAGAGGATGAACACGAGAGACGTAGTCCTCCTTTGGAAGTATCGGATGGAGAGATAGACTCGCGTGGTCCCAGTTATGGAATGTTACAAGGGGAACCAG GCAGCAAGAAGAAGATCCGCCTGTACCAATTCCTGCTGGAGCTCCTGCAAAGCGGAGACATGAAAGACAGCATCTGGTGGGTGGATAAGGAGAAGGGCACCTTTCAATTCTCCTCCAAGCACAAGGAGGTTCTGGCCCACCGCTGGGGCATTCAGAAAGGCAACCGCAAGAAGATGACCTATCAGAAGATGGCCAGGGCCTTACGCAACTATGGCAAGACCGGTGAGGTGCGCAAGGTGAAGAAGAAGCTGACCTACCAGTTCAGCGGAGAGGTGCTGCACaaggcgtatactgggaggaaaCACTTCCACCACTGA
- the SPI1 gene encoding transcription factor PU.1 isoform X2, with the protein MLPAGRMDGFTLISTTHPEELSPFDTEIYRQHHDYYSYISDSESHEHYWEYPAPHLHGELDGFPDSQLTELQSVQHPQLQQLYRNMELEQMHVLEPGLPAPHTHLTLGHQVSYIPRMCLQFPPPAQPSSEEDEHERRSPPLEVSDGEIDSRGPSYGMLQGEPGSKKKIRLYQFLLELLQSGDMKDSIWWVDKEKGTFQFSSKHKEVLAHRWGIQKGNRKKMTYQKMARALRNYGKTGEVRKVKKKLTYQFSGEVLHKAYTGRKHFHH; encoded by the exons ATGTTACCAGCGGGCAGGATGGACGGATTTACTCTGATCTCCACG ACACACCCAGAGGAGCTGTCCCCCTTTGACACAGAGATTTACCGTCAGCACCATGATTACTACTCATATATCAGTGACAGCGAGAGCCATG AGCATTATTGGGAGTATCCCGCCCCTCACCTGCATGGAGAGCTAGACGGCTTCCCAGACTCGCAGCTCACAGAACTGCAGAGCGTGCAACACCCCCAGCTACAGCAGCTCTACAGAAACATGGAGCTGGAACAGATGCACGTCCTGGAACCAGGGCTGCCGGCCCCCCATACTCACCTCACCCTTGGCCACCAG GTGTCCTATATACCCCGCATGTGCCTGCAGTTCCCGCCTCCAGCACAGCCCAGCTCAGAAGAGGATGAACACGAGAGACGTAGTCCTCCTTTGGAAGTATCGGATGGAGAGATAGACTCGCGTGGTCCCAGTTATGGAATGTTACAAGGGGAACCAG GCAGCAAGAAGAAGATCCGCCTGTACCAATTCCTGCTGGAGCTCCTGCAAAGCGGAGACATGAAAGACAGCATCTGGTGGGTGGATAAGGAGAAGGGCACCTTTCAATTCTCCTCCAAGCACAAGGAGGTTCTGGCCCACCGCTGGGGCATTCAGAAAGGCAACCGCAAGAAGATGACCTATCAGAAGATGGCCAGGGCCTTACGCAACTATGGCAAGACCGGTGAGGTGCGCAAGGTGAAGAAGAAGCTGACCTACCAGTTCAGCGGAGAGGTGCTGCACaaggcgtatactgggaggaaaCACTTCCACCACTGA
- the SPI1 gene encoding transcription factor PU.1 isoform X3 yields the protein MSFAWSALPQKTHPEELSPFDTEIYRQHHDYYSYISDSESHASLLEHYWEYPAPHLHGELDGFPDSQLTELQSVQHPQLQQLYRNMELEQMHVLEPGLPAPHTHLTLGHQVSYIPRMCLQFPPPAQPSSEEDEHERRSPPLEVSDGEIDSRGPSYGMLQGEPGSKKKIRLYQFLLELLQSGDMKDSIWWVDKEKGTFQFSSKHKEVLAHRWGIQKGNRKKMTYQKMARALRNYGKTGEVRKVKKKLTYQFSGEVLHKAYTGRKHFHH from the exons ACACACCCAGAGGAGCTGTCCCCCTTTGACACAGAGATTTACCGTCAGCACCATGATTACTACTCATATATCAGTGACAGCGAGAGCCATG CTTCCCTCTTAGAGCATTATTGGGAGTATCCCGCCCCTCACCTGCATGGAGAGCTAGACGGCTTCCCAGACTCGCAGCTCACAGAACTGCAGAGCGTGCAACACCCCCAGCTACAGCAGCTCTACAGAAACATGGAGCTGGAACAGATGCACGTCCTGGAACCAGGGCTGCCGGCCCCCCATACTCACCTCACCCTTGGCCACCAG GTGTCCTATATACCCCGCATGTGCCTGCAGTTCCCGCCTCCAGCACAGCCCAGCTCAGAAGAGGATGAACACGAGAGACGTAGTCCTCCTTTGGAAGTATCGGATGGAGAGATAGACTCGCGTGGTCCCAGTTATGGAATGTTACAAGGGGAACCAG GCAGCAAGAAGAAGATCCGCCTGTACCAATTCCTGCTGGAGCTCCTGCAAAGCGGAGACATGAAAGACAGCATCTGGTGGGTGGATAAGGAGAAGGGCACCTTTCAATTCTCCTCCAAGCACAAGGAGGTTCTGGCCCACCGCTGGGGCATTCAGAAAGGCAACCGCAAGAAGATGACCTATCAGAAGATGGCCAGGGCCTTACGCAACTATGGCAAGACCGGTGAGGTGCGCAAGGTGAAGAAGAAGCTGACCTACCAGTTCAGCGGAGAGGTGCTGCACaaggcgtatactgggaggaaaCACTTCCACCACTGA
- the SPI1 gene encoding transcription factor PU.1 isoform X4: MSFAWSALPQKTHPEELSPFDTEIYRQHHDYYSYISDSESHEHYWEYPAPHLHGELDGFPDSQLTELQSVQHPQLQQLYRNMELEQMHVLEPGLPAPHTHLTLGHQVSYIPRMCLQFPPPAQPSSEEDEHERRSPPLEVSDGEIDSRGPSYGMLQGEPGSKKKIRLYQFLLELLQSGDMKDSIWWVDKEKGTFQFSSKHKEVLAHRWGIQKGNRKKMTYQKMARALRNYGKTGEVRKVKKKLTYQFSGEVLHKAYTGRKHFHH; encoded by the exons ACACACCCAGAGGAGCTGTCCCCCTTTGACACAGAGATTTACCGTCAGCACCATGATTACTACTCATATATCAGTGACAGCGAGAGCCATG AGCATTATTGGGAGTATCCCGCCCCTCACCTGCATGGAGAGCTAGACGGCTTCCCAGACTCGCAGCTCACAGAACTGCAGAGCGTGCAACACCCCCAGCTACAGCAGCTCTACAGAAACATGGAGCTGGAACAGATGCACGTCCTGGAACCAGGGCTGCCGGCCCCCCATACTCACCTCACCCTTGGCCACCAG GTGTCCTATATACCCCGCATGTGCCTGCAGTTCCCGCCTCCAGCACAGCCCAGCTCAGAAGAGGATGAACACGAGAGACGTAGTCCTCCTTTGGAAGTATCGGATGGAGAGATAGACTCGCGTGGTCCCAGTTATGGAATGTTACAAGGGGAACCAG GCAGCAAGAAGAAGATCCGCCTGTACCAATTCCTGCTGGAGCTCCTGCAAAGCGGAGACATGAAAGACAGCATCTGGTGGGTGGATAAGGAGAAGGGCACCTTTCAATTCTCCTCCAAGCACAAGGAGGTTCTGGCCCACCGCTGGGGCATTCAGAAAGGCAACCGCAAGAAGATGACCTATCAGAAGATGGCCAGGGCCTTACGCAACTATGGCAAGACCGGTGAGGTGCGCAAGGTGAAGAAGAAGCTGACCTACCAGTTCAGCGGAGAGGTGCTGCACaaggcgtatactgggaggaaaCACTTCCACCACTGA